The following coding sequences are from one Betaproteobacteria bacterium window:
- the tnpB gene encoding IS66 family insertion sequence element accessory protein TnpB — MWYATDVLPRRPSPGTCLWLPGRHAQILRWSLRPDAPGTRPGPLNGRLFVFINRRATQMKVLYWDRTGFCVWAKRLEQGRFLSDWRRVTTREMDWTGLKLLLEGIEAKVVKKRYRRPSGADACGIIRG; from the coding sequence ATCTGGTACGCCACTGATGTTCTTCCCCGAAGGCCAAGTCCGGGTACATGTCTATGGCTGCCCGGTCGACATGCGCAAATCCTACGATGGTCTCTACGCCCTGACGCGCCAGGAACTCGGCCAGGACCCCTGAATGGCCGGCTGTTCGTCTTCATCAACCGCCGCGCGACCCAGATGAAGGTGCTCTACTGGGACCGCACCGGCTTCTGCGTGTGGGCGAAGCGGCTCGAACAAGGACGATTCCTCTCCGACTGGCGCCGCGTTACCACCCGGGAAATGGACTGGACCGGACTCAAGCTCCTGCTCGAAGGCATCGAGGCGAAAGTCGTCAAGAAGCGCTACCGGCGGCCTTCTGGCGCCGATGCCTGCGGTATAATCAGGGGATGA
- a CDS encoding response regulator transcription factor, which translates to MTDANPVIHVIDDDDAMRDSMTWLLEGEGYAVAAYASAPAFLAARRDDMRGCLVLDVRMPDMSGLELQERLDALGSTLPIVFITGHGDVPMAVAALHRGACDFVQKPFNDADILSRIQRALELDAVLAARRTRDAALSHRLEQLTPREAEVLRLVVAGRLNKQIADELDISMKTVEAHRARVMEKMGVRTLAELVKAVVALEKDDG; encoded by the coding sequence ATGACTGACGCGAACCCCGTAATCCACGTCATCGACGACGACGACGCCATGCGCGATTCCATGACCTGGCTGCTGGAGGGCGAAGGCTACGCCGTAGCCGCCTACGCCTCGGCCCCTGCCTTCCTCGCCGCCCGCCGCGACGACATGCGCGGCTGTCTGGTCCTCGACGTGCGCATGCCGGACATGAGCGGCCTGGAACTCCAGGAACGGCTCGACGCCCTGGGCTCCACCCTGCCCATCGTCTTCATCACCGGCCACGGCGACGTCCCCATGGCCGTCGCCGCCCTGCACCGCGGCGCCTGCGACTTCGTCCAGAAGCCCTTCAACGACGCCGACATCCTTTCCCGCATCCAGCGCGCCCTGGAACTGGACGCCGTCCTCGCCGCCCGCCGCACCCGCGACGCCGCCCTCAGCCACCGCCTGGAACAGCTCACCCCGCGGGAGGCGGAAGTCCTCCGCCTGGTGGTGGCCGGCCGCCTCAACAAACAGATCGCCGACGAACTCGACATCAGCATGAAGACCGTCGAAGCCCACCGCGCCCGGGTCATGGAAAAAATGGGCGTACGCACCCTGGCCGAACTGGTGAAGGCCGTGGTCGCCCTGGAGAAGGATGACGGCTGA
- a CDS encoding IS66 family insertion sequence element accessory protein TnpB, which yields MLAKFDDSGLGVAAFCRREAISAASLYRWRRLLGEGGEVVGRETAPTFVDLGTLNSVATPRPRIDLKLDLGDGLILHLVRH from the coding sequence TTGTTGGCGAAATTCGACGACAGCGGCCTGGGCGTTGCCGCCTTCTGCCGACGGGAAGCGATCAGTGCGGCGAGCCTGTACCGCTGGCGCCGCCTGCTCGGCGAGGGTGGCGAAGTCGTCGGCCGGGAGACGGCGCCGACATTCGTCGATCTCGGTACGCTGAATTCGGTGGCGACACCCCGGCCACGGATCGATCTCAAGCTCGACCTCGGCGACGGCCTGATCCTGCATCTGGTACGCCACTGA
- a CDS encoding helix-turn-helix transcriptional regulator: protein MAKMNYPIKTLSQLPLVLKAFRKQRGLTQAALAEKLGVTQQSYAAFEANPAAASLERLFTVLRLLDVDISLAKSGSALDTLSEPDVQPYGQASPAAAVPRKVATPKAAGKPANQQTAPAMPPKKRESW, encoded by the coding sequence ATGGCGAAGATGAATTACCCGATCAAGACGCTGAGCCAATTGCCCCTGGTCCTCAAGGCCTTCCGTAAGCAAAGGGGGCTGACCCAGGCGGCGCTGGCCGAAAAACTGGGCGTCACCCAGCAAAGCTACGCCGCCTTCGAGGCCAACCCGGCAGCGGCGAGCCTGGAGCGCCTGTTCACGGTATTGCGCCTGCTGGATGTCGACATTTCGCTCGCGAAAAGCGGATCGGCCCTCGACACCCTGAGCGAACCGGATGTTCAGCCCTACGGCCAAGCCTCGCCAGCCGCAGCGGTTCCGCGCAAGGTCGCCACCCCAAAAGCCGCAGGCAAACCGGCGAACCAGCAAACCGCCCCCGCCATGCCGCCGAAGAAGCGGGAAAGCTGGTAA
- a CDS encoding type II toxin-antitoxin system HipA family toxin — MGRRAKTQRLNIWMNGLPVGYWETGRQGEHLAYFDDWLTDPQGRPLSLSLPFLPGNAAHRGEAVGNYFDNLLPDSDAIRRRLAQRHGAGGTEAFQLLHKLGRDCVGAIQLLPENETPSDIDEIHGQALSEADIAERLRNTTAAPAPGMQDDGDLRLSIAGAQEKTALLRHNGQWLLPQGSTPTTHIFKLPLGLVGNMQADMRTSAENEWLCAKIVAAFGIPVAPCDIGVFEDQKVLVVERFDRTPASDGSWIVRLPQEDLCQATGTSPLRKYQSEGGPGIAAIMSLLLGSETAEQDRTNFFNAQIIFWLLAAPDGHAKNFSIAHRPGGRYRSTPIYDVLSAHPIIGTGKQQIAPQKARLAMAVRGNTNHYLIEKIHRRHWLAQAQHVGLGAASAERLIEEIVAGVDVVIDKVSQQLPAAFPPDVAETILSGVRNQAARLVE, encoded by the coding sequence ATGGGACGCCGCGCCAAGACCCAGCGCCTCAACATCTGGATGAACGGTCTCCCGGTCGGCTACTGGGAGACCGGCCGGCAGGGCGAGCATCTGGCCTATTTCGACGACTGGCTGACCGATCCACAGGGCCGCCCGCTTTCCCTGTCGCTGCCCTTCCTTCCCGGCAATGCCGCCCATCGCGGCGAAGCGGTCGGCAACTACTTCGACAACCTGCTCCCCGACAGCGACGCCATCCGTCGCCGTCTGGCGCAGCGTCACGGGGCTGGCGGCACCGAGGCCTTTCAACTGCTGCACAAACTGGGGCGCGATTGCGTCGGTGCGATCCAGCTCCTGCCGGAGAACGAAACGCCGAGCGACATCGACGAAATCCACGGCCAGGCCCTGAGCGAGGCCGACATCGCCGAACGGCTGCGCAACACCACCGCCGCCCCCGCACCGGGCATGCAGGACGACGGCGATCTGCGCCTCTCCATCGCCGGCGCCCAGGAAAAAACCGCCCTCCTGCGCCATAACGGCCAATGGCTGCTGCCGCAGGGCAGCACACCGACCACCCACATCTTCAAACTGCCCCTCGGCCTCGTCGGCAACATGCAGGCCGACATGCGCACCTCCGCCGAAAACGAATGGCTCTGCGCGAAGATCGTCGCTGCCTTCGGCATCCCCGTCGCGCCCTGCGACATCGGCGTTTTCGAAGACCAGAAGGTCCTCGTCGTCGAACGTTTCGACCGCACGCCTGCCAGCGACGGCAGCTGGATCGTCCGCCTGCCCCAGGAAGACCTGTGCCAGGCCACCGGCACCTCGCCGCTGCGCAAGTACCAGTCCGAAGGCGGGCCGGGCATCGCCGCCATCATGTCCCTGCTGCTCGGCTCGGAAACCGCCGAGCAGGACCGAACCAATTTCTTCAACGCCCAGATCATCTTCTGGCTACTCGCCGCCCCCGACGGTCACGCCAAGAACTTCAGCATCGCCCACCGCCCCGGTGGCCGCTACCGTTCCACGCCCATATACGACGTGCTCTCGGCCCACCCCATCATCGGCACCGGCAAACAGCAAATCGCCCCGCAAAAAGCCCGCCTCGCTATGGCCGTGCGCGGCAACACCAACCACTACCTGATCGAAAAGATTCACCGCCGCCACTGGCTCGCCCAGGCCCAACACGTCGGCCTCGGCGCCGCCAGCGCAGAACGCCTGATTGAAGAAATCGTCGCTGGCGTGGATGTAGTAATCGATAAAGTCAGCCAACAATTGCCAGCCGCTTTTCCGCCAGACGTAGCCGAAACGATTCTCTCCGGCGTGCGCAATCAGGCGGCCCGACTGGTGGAATAG